The Roseomonas haemaphysalidis genome segment GCCTGGACGGCTACCCGATGACGCGCAAGGGCAAGGGGGGCACGGCGCTTGGCATCACCATGCTGGCGTCCTTCTTCGCCGCCTCCTTCGGCATCATCGTCATGGTCTTCGCCTCGCCGCTGCTGGTGTCGGTGGCCTTCAAGTTCGGGCCGACGGAGCTGTTCTCCATCATGCTGCTGGGCCTGATCGCCGGCTCCACCATGTCGCGCGGCTCGCCGGTCAAGGGCATCGCCATGACGCTGATCGGCCTGCTGCTGGGCTGCGTCGGCACGGACGTGGAAACCGGCCAGCAGCGCTTCAACTTCGGGCTGGTGGAGTTGTCGGACGGCGTGGAGCTGGTGTCCATCGCCATGGGCGTGTTCGGCATCGCCGACTTCCTGCGCCACGTGAACCGCATGAAGCACATCGGCAGCCTGCAGCCGGTGCGGTTCAAGGACATGCGGCCCAGCAGGGCGGAGATCAAGGAAGCCTTCTTCCCCATGCTGCGCGGCACGCTGGTCGGCACGCTGTTCGGCGCCATGCCGGGCACCGGCCCCACCATCACCACCTTTATCGCCTATGCGCTGGAGCAGAAGGTGTCCCGCACGCCGGAGAAATACGGCACGGGCATGATCGGCGGCGTCGCGGCGCCGGAAGCGGCCTCGCATTCCAAGACCCAGGTGGACTTCATCCCCACCATGTCCCTCGGCATTCCGGGCGATGCGGTGATGGCGCTGCTGCTGGGCGCGCTGCTGATCCACGGCATCCAGCCGGGGCCGCGCCTGATCTCGGAGCATCCGGACATCTTCTGGGGGCTGATCGCCAGCTTTTGGGTCGGCAACGTCATGCTGATGGTGCTGAACGTGCCGCTGATCGGCGTGTGGGTGAAGCTGCTGCAGGTGCCCTACCGGCTGCTGTTCCCGTCCGCGCTGTTTTTCATCTGCATCGGTGCCTATTCGGTCAACAACGACATCTTCGCCGTCTACGAGGTGCTGTTCTTCGGCATCGCCGGCGCGGTGTTCATGGCGCTCGACTTTCCCATCGCGCCCATCCTGCTGGGCTACGTGCTGGGCCCGATGGTGGAAGAGAACTTCCGCCGCAGCTTGACGCTGTCGCGCGGCAACATGATGACCTTTGTGAGCCACCCGATCAGCGGCACCATCCTGGGGCTGATCGTGCTGCTGCTGGCGCTGCAAACGTTTTTTGCCGTGCGGGCGCGGTTCTTCCATGGCAGCCGCCTGCCCCGCCCGCCGGTGCTGCAGGCGGAATAGCCTTCTCCCCTCCCCCCCGCCCGCCGGGCGGGGGGGCAATTGCGCTATTCGCGGCGCCCGTGGCCACGGTTATGCTGTTCTGCACAATGCCGCCGGGACCTTGAATGCCGCTTCATGTCGCGCTGACCCACCGTACCAGCTACCGCTACGACCGGCCGGCGACCCTGGGCCCGCAGGTGATCCGCCTGCGGCCGGCGCCGCATGCGCGGACCCCGGTGCTGTCCTATGCGCTGGACGTCTCGCCCAAGCCGCATTTCCTGAACTGGCAGCAGGACCCGCAGGGCAATTTCCAGGCGCGCGTGGTGTTTCCCGACCGGGTGACGCAATTCGACGTCACGGTGGACCTCGTGGCCGACATGGCCACCATCAACCCCTTCGACTTCTTTCTGGAGCCGCAGGCCGAAAGCTGGCCCTTCCAATACGACCCGGCGCAGGAGCAGGAGCTGGCGCCGTTCCGCCGCGCCGAGCCGCCGGGGCCGCTGCTGTCCGCGCTGCTGGCCCGCGTTCCGCGCGAACGGCAGGACACGGTGGGCATGCTGCTGGCCATGAACGCGCTGGTCAACCAGAGCGTGTCCTACATGGTGCGGCTGGAGCCGGGTGTCTGGACACCGGAGGAAACGCTGCAACGCGGCCAGGGGTCGTGCCGCGACAGCGCCTGGCTGCTGGTGCAGGTGCTGCGCCACCTGGGCTTCGCCGCGCGCTTCGTGTCCGGCTACCTGATCCAGCTTGTCGCGGACGAAACGCCGCTGGACGGCCCCGCCGGCCCGGCCAGCGACTTCACGGACCTGCATGCCTGGGCCGAGGTCTTTCTGCCCGGCGCCGGCTGGGTGGGGCTGGACGCCACCTCCGGCCTGCTGACCGGCGAAGGCCACATCCCGCTGGCGGCGACGCCGGAACCGCAGTCGGCGGCCGCCATCAGCGGGCTGACAAGCCCGGCGGAGGTGAGCTTCGACTTCGGCATGACGGTGCGGCGCGTCAACGAAAGCCCGCGCGTCACCAAGCCCTATGCCGGGGAAACCTGGGAGGCGATCGTCGCCGCCGGCCGGGCGGTGGATCTCCGCCTTTCGGCCGGCGACGTGCGGCTGACCATGGGCGGCGAGCCGACCTTCGTGGCCGCATCCGACCAGCAGGCACCGGAATGGAACACCGCCGCCCTGGGCCCCACCAAGCGGGCCTTTGCCGCCCGCCTGCTGCACCGGCTGCGGCCGCTTTGGGCCCCTGGCGCCGTGGTGCAGCACGCCACCGGCAAGCACTACCCCGGCGAGCCGCTGCCGCGCTGGGCGCTGAACGCCTTTTGGCGCGCCGATGGCGAGCCGGTGTGGCAGGACCCCGCCCTGCTGGCCGACGACGACCATGCCGACGACGCCACCGCCGCCGATGCCCTGGCCCTGGCGCGCGACCTGGCCGGGCGGCTCGGCGTCGGCGCCGCGCGGGTGATCCCGGCGCATGAGGACGCGCTGTTCTACCTGTGGAAGGAACAGCGCCTGCCGGCCAATGTCTCGCCCGAGGACAGCCGGCTGCGCGACCCGCTGGAACGCGCCCGCATGGCGCGGCTGTTCGGCCAGGGGCTGGGCGAAAGCGTGGGCGCCGTGCTGCCGCTGCGGCATGACGGGCACTGGCGATCGGCCCGCTGGTTCTTTCGCGACGCCACGCTGCTGCTGGTGCCGGGCGATTCCCCGATCGGCCTGCGCCTGCCGCTCGACAGCCTGCCCTGGGTCGATCCCGCCGCCATCCCGCTGGCGGTGGAACGCGACCCCGCCGCCCCGCGCGACCCGTTGCCGAAGCGGCGCGGGGCGGCGGAAGCCCCGCCCGAGCCGGAACCCGGGGCGGACGAGGCCGAGATCGTCCGCACCGCGCTGACGGTGGAAGCGCGCGGCGGCACGCTGCACATCTATTTTCCGCCGCTGGAACAGGTCGAGCCCTGGCTGGAGCTGGTCGCCGCCGTGGAACACGCCGCCGCCGCTGCCGGCCGCCGCGTGGTGCTGGAAGGCTACGGCCCGCCGCGCGACCCGCGGGTGCAAAGCTTTTCCGTGACGCCGGACCCCGGGGTGGTCGAGGTCAACATCCACCCCGCCGCCAGCTGGGACCAACAGGTGCAACGCACGGAGGAGCTGTACGAGGCCGCGCGCCAGGAAGGCCTCGCCGCGCAGAAGTTCATGATGGACGGCCGGCATGTCGGCACCGGCGGCGGCAACCATGTGGTGATGGGCGCGGCCAGCCCGGAGGACAGCCCCTTTCTGCGCCGGCCGGACCTGTTGAAGTCGCTGCTGGGCTTCTGGCACAACCATCCCAGCCTGAGCTTCCTGTTCGCCGGGCTGTTCATCGGCCCCACCAGCCAGCACCCGCGCATCGACGAGGCGCGGCAGGACGCGCTGCACGACCTGGAGATCGCCTTTCAGCAGGTCACGGCCTTTGAGCATCGCGAGCCCTGGGTCACCGACCGGCTGTTCCGCAACATCCTGTCGGACATGACCGGCAACACCCACCGCACCGAGTTCTG includes the following:
- a CDS encoding tripartite tricarboxylate transporter permease encodes the protein MWQSLMDLGYGFGLALEPHNLFWCFVGVLIGNLIGVLPGTGALTAISMLLPLTYAMQPVPAILMLAGIFYGSQYGGAIGAILLNLPSHPPHAVTCLDGYPMTRKGKGGTALGITMLASFFAASFGIIVMVFASPLLVSVAFKFGPTELFSIMLLGLIAGSTMSRGSPVKGIAMTLIGLLLGCVGTDVETGQQRFNFGLVELSDGVELVSIAMGVFGIADFLRHVNRMKHIGSLQPVRFKDMRPSRAEIKEAFFPMLRGTLVGTLFGAMPGTGPTITTFIAYALEQKVSRTPEKYGTGMIGGVAAPEAASHSKTQVDFIPTMSLGIPGDAVMALLLGALLIHGIQPGPRLISEHPDIFWGLIASFWVGNVMLMVLNVPLIGVWVKLLQVPYRLLFPSALFFICIGAYSVNNDIFAVYEVLFFGIAGAVFMALDFPIAPILLGYVLGPMVEENFRRSLTLSRGNMMTFVSHPISGTILGLIVLLLALQTFFAVRARFFHGSRLPRPPVLQAE
- a CDS encoding DUF2126 domain-containing protein; its protein translation is MPLHVALTHRTSYRYDRPATLGPQVIRLRPAPHARTPVLSYALDVSPKPHFLNWQQDPQGNFQARVVFPDRVTQFDVTVDLVADMATINPFDFFLEPQAESWPFQYDPAQEQELAPFRRAEPPGPLLSALLARVPRERQDTVGMLLAMNALVNQSVSYMVRLEPGVWTPEETLQRGQGSCRDSAWLLVQVLRHLGFAARFVSGYLIQLVADETPLDGPAGPASDFTDLHAWAEVFLPGAGWVGLDATSGLLTGEGHIPLAATPEPQSAAAISGLTSPAEVSFDFGMTVRRVNESPRVTKPYAGETWEAIVAAGRAVDLRLSAGDVRLTMGGEPTFVAASDQQAPEWNTAALGPTKRAFAARLLHRLRPLWAPGAVVQHATGKHYPGEPLPRWALNAFWRADGEPVWQDPALLADDDHADDATAADALALARDLAGRLGVGAARVIPAHEDALFYLWKEQRLPANVSPEDSRLRDPLERARMARLFGQGLGESVGAVLPLRHDGHWRSARWFFRDATLLLVPGDSPIGLRLPLDSLPWVDPAAIPLAVERDPAAPRDPLPKRRGAAEAPPEPEPGADEAEIVRTALTVEARGGTLHIYFPPLEQVEPWLELVAAVEHAAAAAGRRVVLEGYGPPRDPRVQSFSVTPDPGVVEVNIHPAASWDQQVQRTEELYEAARQEGLAAQKFMMDGRHVGTGGGNHVVMGAASPEDSPFLRRPDLLKSLLGFWHNHPSLSFLFAGLFIGPTSQHPRIDEARQDALHDLEIAFQQVTAFEHREPWVTDRLFRNILSDMTGNTHRTEFCIDKLFSPDSGSGRLGLVEYRAFEMPPHPRMALAQMLLMRAAVAAFWERPYERRLVRWGTRLHDDFMLPHYAVADLHDAIDELRALGAPLEAAWFAPHAEFRFPPLGEVTLAGVTLELRHALEPWHVLGEQATGNGTARYVDSSTERLQVKATGFTPERFVVAVNGRAMPMQPTGVAGEFVAGVRFKAWAPYSALHPTIKAQAPLCFDLWDRWSGRSLGGFVHHVVHPGGRNYDSIPVNAKEAEARRRARFTPFGHTPGAMAEPLGCGSAELVRTLDLRRRP